One Bradyrhizobium zhanjiangense DNA segment encodes these proteins:
- a CDS encoding putative bifunctional diguanylate cyclase/phosphodiesterase: MSAANEQSAESDTRLFNDMPVLRRKWHAALKPGETLPRYENVLLGSLGRLADHLVLLRCDNGAFAVSRTGRYAQNWLGEARWDIPLDALRPDCATALTGAASNAIANNHPYLATAHCVHAGMVRTYDVLALPTLSRWGGTLVGVYVNERATEYNLIDAIFCKTDDGVISLSTVRDPAGRPIDFQVVHHNQAAARLLDVEEGSLLWQRLGNSDHLLCSKEVMERLGAAVADDFGDQFEIEYGDQSLRLRLSAFGDIVSVVISDVTSFKRRDASFRLLFDSNPMPMWALDAETMDFVRVNDAAVQHYGYAREIFLRMKVEEIWPDDERVSYTRALREAGDISQSEHPWRHVRADGTEISVLTFGRRLMIEGREAYLVVVVDITERRKAEARIAHMALHDGLTNLANRALHQRWLGEALEKANAAGNRVAALCIDLDLFKNVNDSFGHLIGDRLLEQVADRLRSKVAGNNLAARLGGDEFSIILTDDTSPTHVSQFAADLIRTLSAPYEIDGNQVIIGASVGIALSPGDGTSSAELMRNADMALYRAKQDGRGTHRFFEREMDQQVQRRREMELDLRRAFASSEFELHYQPLIDIASDKISGFEALLRWPHPGKGMISPAEFIPLAEEIGLIVPLGEWVLRDACNEAAKWPSEIKVAVNLSPVQFRSRNLVQVVISALANSGLAPKRLELEITESVFLAETEANLAILHQLRELGVSISLDDFGTGYSSLSYLRSFPFDKIKIDRSFVKDLAKRSDCGAIVRAISGLGRSLNITTTAEGVETTEQLDWLRAEGCNEVQGFLFSGARPAAEVGQLLFRFGARASRAA, from the coding sequence ATGAGTGCTGCCAACGAGCAATCCGCGGAATCAGATACGAGGCTGTTCAATGACATGCCGGTCCTGCGGCGCAAGTGGCACGCTGCGCTCAAGCCCGGCGAAACGCTTCCCCGTTACGAAAATGTGCTGCTGGGGAGCCTCGGGCGGCTTGCCGATCATCTTGTGTTGCTCAGGTGTGACAATGGCGCGTTTGCCGTTTCGCGCACTGGTCGCTATGCTCAGAACTGGTTGGGCGAGGCCCGTTGGGACATTCCGCTGGATGCGTTGCGTCCAGATTGCGCGACAGCCCTCACCGGGGCGGCCTCGAATGCGATTGCAAACAACCATCCCTATCTGGCAACCGCTCATTGCGTGCACGCCGGCATGGTGCGGACCTACGACGTGCTGGCGCTGCCGACCTTATCGCGTTGGGGCGGTACGCTGGTCGGCGTCTATGTCAACGAGCGCGCTACAGAATACAATTTGATCGATGCAATCTTTTGCAAGACCGACGATGGCGTTATCTCGCTCTCAACCGTTCGCGATCCCGCAGGCAGACCAATTGATTTTCAAGTCGTGCACCACAATCAGGCAGCAGCAAGGCTCCTCGATGTGGAAGAGGGCAGCCTGTTGTGGCAGCGCCTCGGAAATTCAGACCATCTGCTTTGTTCGAAAGAGGTGATGGAGCGGTTGGGCGCCGCGGTCGCGGATGATTTCGGTGACCAGTTCGAGATCGAATACGGTGATCAGAGCCTGCGATTGCGCCTCAGTGCCTTCGGAGACATCGTGTCCGTGGTCATTTCCGACGTTACGTCGTTTAAGCGCCGGGATGCCTCGTTCAGGTTGCTGTTCGACAGTAATCCGATGCCGATGTGGGCGTTAGATGCCGAGACAATGGACTTCGTGAGGGTCAATGACGCGGCAGTGCAGCACTATGGCTATGCTCGCGAGATCTTCCTGCGCATGAAGGTTGAGGAGATCTGGCCAGACGACGAGCGGGTCAGCTATACGCGGGCGCTGCGAGAAGCGGGCGACATCTCTCAGTCCGAACATCCCTGGCGCCATGTCAGGGCTGATGGCACTGAGATTTCTGTGCTGACCTTTGGGCGGCGCCTCATGATCGAGGGACGCGAGGCCTATCTGGTTGTGGTGGTCGACATCACCGAACGGCGCAAGGCCGAGGCCCGCATCGCCCATATGGCACTTCACGACGGGTTGACCAACCTCGCAAACCGCGCGCTCCACCAGAGGTGGCTCGGAGAGGCGCTCGAAAAGGCTAATGCAGCTGGCAACCGCGTCGCGGCGCTGTGTATCGACCTCGACCTCTTCAAGAACGTCAACGATTCGTTCGGCCACCTCATCGGCGATCGCCTGCTCGAGCAAGTGGCCGACCGGCTGCGGTCCAAGGTGGCCGGCAACAATCTGGCGGCACGGCTCGGCGGCGACGAATTTTCGATCATTCTCACGGATGATACCTCGCCGACGCATGTGAGCCAATTCGCGGCAGACCTGATCAGGACGTTGAGTGCGCCTTATGAGATTGACGGCAACCAAGTCATTATCGGTGCCTCGGTCGGCATCGCGTTGTCACCAGGCGACGGCACCAGCAGCGCCGAGCTGATGCGTAATGCCGATATGGCGCTTTATCGCGCCAAACAGGATGGCCGCGGAACGCATCGCTTTTTCGAGCGGGAGATGGATCAGCAGGTGCAGCGGCGGCGCGAGATGGAGCTTGATTTGCGGCGCGCCTTTGCCAGCAGCGAGTTCGAGCTGCACTATCAGCCGTTGATTGACATCGCGAGCGACAAGATCTCAGGTTTTGAGGCGCTTCTGCGCTGGCCGCACCCAGGGAAGGGCATGATCTCGCCGGCCGAGTTTATTCCCCTTGCGGAGGAAATCGGGCTGATCGTGCCCCTCGGAGAATGGGTGCTGCGCGATGCCTGTAACGAGGCGGCAAAGTGGCCTTCGGAGATCAAGGTCGCGGTCAACCTGTCGCCGGTGCAATTCCGTAGCCGCAATCTGGTTCAGGTGGTGATTTCAGCGCTGGCGAATTCCGGCTTGGCCCCGAAGCGGCTCGAGCTTGAAATCACCGAATCGGTGTTTCTGGCGGAGACGGAGGCAAATCTTGCGATCCTACACCAGCTCCGCGAGCTCGGCGTCTCCATATCGCTGGATGACTTTGGAACGGGCTATTCGAGTCTCAGCTACTTGCGCAGCTTTCCCTTCGACAAGATCAAGATTGATCGCTCCTTTGTGAAGGATCTGGCGAAACGCTCCGATTGCGGGGCCATCGTGCGGGCGATCTCGGGCCTCGGCCGGAGCCTCAACATCACGACGACAGCGGAAGGGGTGGAGACCACGGAGCAGCTCGATTGGCTTCGTGCCGAGGGTTGCAACGAGGTGCAAGGATTCTTGTTCAGCGGCGCCAGGCCAGCCGCCGAAGTGGGGCAGCTCTTGTTTCGCTTTGGCGCAAGGGCGTCCAGGGCGGCATGA
- a CDS encoding pyridoxal phosphate-dependent aminotransferase, protein MPELANRLRTVKVSASAAMTDKARELRDAGVKIVGLSSGEPDFPTPPHAIEAAHRAALAGDTKYPAQPGTVALRTAVQRKFKRENNLDYALDEILIANGGKQIIFNALFATCNPGDEVVIPAPGWITYADIVLLAEATPIAVPCPENNQFKLRPADLEAAITPRTKWLILNFPNNPTGAACTRGEMRAIADVMLKYPEVWILTDDIYEHLTYDGFEFCTIAEVEPKLKNRVVTVNGASKAYAMTGWRVGYCGGPKDLIAAMNNVHGQATGGICTVSQAAAVAVLDGPQDYLKARADIYRDRRDLVVKLLNQIPGITCHKPQGAFYVFPNIAGCIGKTTKGGRRLETDADFISALLEEQHVAAVPGGAYGMSPYFRISYATDTESLKEGCRRIASFCEGLR, encoded by the coding sequence ATGCCTGAACTCGCAAACCGCCTCAGGACCGTGAAGGTATCGGCCTCGGCGGCGATGACGGACAAGGCCCGCGAGCTCCGCGACGCGGGTGTCAAGATCGTAGGCCTGTCGTCCGGCGAGCCCGATTTTCCGACGCCGCCGCACGCGATCGAGGCCGCACATCGGGCCGCCCTCGCAGGCGACACCAAGTATCCGGCGCAGCCGGGAACTGTCGCGCTGCGGACCGCGGTCCAGCGCAAGTTCAAGCGTGAGAACAATCTCGACTACGCCCTCGACGAGATCCTGATCGCCAATGGCGGCAAGCAGATCATCTTCAACGCGCTGTTTGCAACTTGCAATCCCGGCGACGAGGTCGTCATTCCGGCGCCGGGCTGGATTACCTATGCGGACATCGTTCTCCTGGCGGAGGCGACGCCCATCGCGGTGCCTTGCCCGGAGAACAACCAGTTCAAGCTTCGCCCGGCGGACCTGGAGGCGGCGATCACGCCCCGGACGAAGTGGTTGATCCTGAATTTTCCCAACAATCCGACGGGCGCTGCCTGTACGCGCGGGGAGATGCGCGCGATCGCCGACGTCATGCTGAAATATCCTGAGGTCTGGATTCTCACCGACGACATCTATGAGCATCTCACCTATGACGGTTTCGAGTTCTGCACCATCGCGGAGGTCGAGCCGAAGCTGAAGAATCGCGTCGTGACGGTGAACGGTGCGTCCAAGGCCTACGCCATGACCGGCTGGCGAGTCGGCTATTGCGGCGGTCCCAAGGACCTGATTGCGGCGATGAACAATGTCCATGGCCAGGCGACCGGCGGAATCTGCACGGTGAGCCAGGCAGCGGCCGTCGCCGTCCTGGACGGACCGCAGGACTACCTCAAGGCGCGTGCTGACATCTATCGCGACCGGCGCGATCTGGTGGTCAAGCTTCTCAATCAGATTCCGGGTATCACCTGCCACAAGCCGCAGGGGGCCTTCTATGTGTTTCCGAACATCGCCGGCTGCATCGGCAAGACCACGAAGGGCGGTCGGCGGCTGGAAACCGACGCCGACTTCATCTCGGCGCTGCTGGAAGAGCAGCACGTCGCCGCGGTGCCGGGCGGCGCCTACGGCATGAGCCCATATTTCCGCATTTCTTACGCGACCGATACTGAATCGCTGAAGGAAGGCTGCCGGCGCATCGCGAGCTTCTGCGAAGGGCTGCGCTGA
- a CDS encoding SDR family oxidoreductase, with amino-acid sequence MGFSDYRTAVVTGASSGIGAATVRRLRAEGLDVHALARDIRWLTSLSAETGCRACAVDVNDLDALKRLASSAEFDVLVNNAGQSRRGTILDTAPDDVDTLVDVNLRAVLHLTRLIAPSMARRRRGHVVNVSSIAGHYAFGENATTFNSSVAYHATKAGVHSLSQQLRVDLYGTCVRVTEVSPGRVATSIFQNQNAADNPDARFVGGFETLQSEDIADAIAFAVGSPARMNVATIEILPTFQIVGELRFASRSEAARLKDMRSGADNA; translated from the coding sequence ATGGGATTTTCGGACTACCGAACGGCGGTGGTGACGGGTGCCTCCTCAGGCATTGGGGCTGCGACGGTTCGCCGCCTCCGCGCCGAGGGGCTCGACGTTCATGCATTGGCGCGCGATATTCGCTGGTTGACCAGCCTGTCAGCTGAGACCGGATGTCGCGCCTGTGCGGTCGATGTGAACGATCTCGACGCCTTGAAGCGCCTTGCAAGCTCGGCCGAATTCGATGTTCTCGTCAACAATGCCGGCCAGTCGCGGCGCGGCACCATCCTGGATACCGCGCCTGACGATGTCGACACGCTGGTGGACGTCAATCTACGGGCGGTCCTGCATCTGACGCGGCTGATCGCACCCAGTATGGCGCGCCGCCGCCGCGGCCACGTGGTCAATGTCTCGTCGATCGCTGGCCACTATGCCTTCGGCGAGAACGCCACGACGTTCAACTCATCCGTGGCCTATCACGCGACGAAGGCCGGCGTTCATTCGCTGTCGCAGCAATTGCGCGTCGATCTCTACGGCACCTGCGTTCGCGTCACCGAAGTTTCGCCCGGGCGCGTGGCGACGAGCATCTTCCAGAACCAGAACGCCGCCGACAATCCGGATGCCCGCTTCGTCGGCGGCTTCGAGACGCTCCAGTCCGAGGACATCGCGGATGCCATTGCGTTCGCGGTCGGATCGCCGGCGCGGATGAACGTCGCGACGATCGAGATTTTACCAACATTCCAGATCGTCGGCGAACTGCGATTTGCGAGCCGATCCGAGGCCGCACGTTTGAAAGACATGAGAAGTGGAGCTGACAATGCCTGA
- a CDS encoding ABC transporter permease, whose product MTTSDDAVAVLGVQAPPATRRASRWRLALPVGLLAVPMLAFLTYFFFYPALGLLLSSIQTQDSRGIIGRPFTLAHYARLVNVELYARVLWTTLRISIVTSLLATVLAYPVALVMVKSRPMVTRIITLIVIAPLIVSVVVRGYGWQLVLQNGPKGMLNWILMTLHVVDAPISVLYTEAAVVIGSLHVFFPMMVLPLASALSKIDPNLEDAARMLGAPWWKVFLRVTLPLSMPGFVAGFTLVFSLTAGSFVIPAILGGASAVMLGNLIEQQIFVVYDWPFGAAIAVVLVGLVLAVNGVSMWLLEGRRLRRTE is encoded by the coding sequence ATGACCACCAGCGACGATGCGGTGGCAGTCTTAGGTGTTCAAGCTCCACCGGCAACCCGGCGGGCATCGCGGTGGCGTCTGGCCCTCCCGGTCGGACTTCTTGCCGTCCCGATGCTGGCATTCCTGACGTACTTCTTCTTCTATCCGGCGCTGGGGCTGCTGCTCTCGAGCATCCAGACCCAGGACAGCCGCGGCATCATCGGCCGTCCATTCACGCTTGCGCACTACGCCCGTCTGGTCAACGTCGAGCTCTACGCGCGCGTGCTCTGGACGACGCTGCGGATCAGCATCGTCACCTCGCTGCTTGCGACAGTGCTTGCCTATCCGGTCGCCCTGGTGATGGTCAAAAGCCGTCCGATGGTCACGCGCATCATTACCCTGATCGTCATCGCACCTCTGATCGTGAGCGTGGTGGTTCGCGGCTACGGCTGGCAGCTCGTGCTCCAGAACGGTCCGAAGGGCATGCTGAACTGGATCCTGATGACGCTGCACGTCGTCGACGCGCCGATATCGGTCCTCTACACCGAGGCTGCCGTCGTCATCGGATCGCTGCACGTGTTCTTTCCGATGATGGTTCTGCCGCTGGCCTCGGCGCTCAGCAAGATCGATCCCAACCTCGAGGACGCCGCCCGGATGCTGGGCGCGCCGTGGTGGAAGGTATTCCTTCGGGTGACGCTGCCGCTGAGCATGCCCGGCTTCGTCGCGGGCTTTACCCTGGTCTTTTCGCTCACCGCCGGCTCGTTCGTCATTCCGGCGATCCTGGGCGGCGCCTCGGCGGTCATGCTGGGCAATCTGATCGAGCAGCAAATCTTCGTCGTCTACGACTGGCCATTTGGGGCTGCGATCGCCGTCGTTCTCGTCGGTCTCGTCCTCGCGGTGAACGGCGTCTCGATGTGGCTTCTGGAGGGCCGACGTCTCAGGAGGACCGAGTGA
- a CDS encoding DUF1330 domain-containing protein, producing the protein MPKGYWVGRVDVIKPEGYQAYGVALQEVLRKYGAKFLVRGGTFEAVEGKARGRNIVLEFKDYATALACYRSPEYAQAKALRADAVDIDVIVIEGYDGPQPTD; encoded by the coding sequence ATGCCGAAGGGATATTGGGTTGGGCGCGTCGATGTCATTAAGCCGGAAGGGTACCAGGCCTACGGCGTCGCCCTCCAGGAGGTGCTTCGCAAATACGGCGCGAAATTTCTGGTGCGCGGCGGCACATTCGAGGCGGTGGAAGGCAAGGCGCGCGGCCGCAACATAGTGCTTGAGTTCAAGGACTATGCGACCGCGCTCGCCTGCTACCGGTCGCCCGAATATGCCCAGGCGAAGGCATTGCGCGCGGACGCCGTAGACATCGACGTCATCGTAATCGAAGGCTACGACGGGCCGCAGCCGACGGACTGA
- a CDS encoding SDH family Clp fold serine proteinase — MNFATRKKIYTTIERERETKVITFVTSDRAGVETQIAPDSIDLFVDLLDHIGPTKRISLLLHTNGGHTSAAWRLVNLIRTFCDELEVLIPLKAMSAGTLLSLGAHKIVMTKQAALGPIDPSINHALGPQVPYGNQLARVPVSVEAVKGYLDAARNDLNITDQTALAQLIIDLSNKVHPLVLGEIFRSRAQIRFLAEKLLAGQVTDPEKVQKIIDFLCADSGSHDYTMNRREAESLGLKIEKPTQQFYQTLRKIHLSYAEQLKLIEPYSPQVMLGANPTVNYSLVRGLVESTKGGCYGYLSEGALTKVMVPGPTGAMQESIADQRTFEGWRKIS, encoded by the coding sequence ATGAATTTTGCAACACGAAAGAAGATCTATACGACGATCGAACGCGAGCGTGAAACAAAGGTCATAACCTTCGTGACAAGCGATCGCGCAGGCGTCGAGACTCAAATCGCACCGGATTCCATAGACTTATTTGTTGATCTGCTGGACCACATCGGACCGACAAAGCGCATCTCGCTTTTGCTGCACACGAACGGCGGCCACACCTCCGCGGCTTGGCGACTTGTGAATCTGATTAGGACATTCTGCGATGAGCTTGAGGTCTTGATCCCGTTGAAAGCAATGAGCGCCGGCACGCTGCTTTCGTTAGGGGCCCACAAGATTGTCATGACAAAGCAGGCCGCCCTCGGTCCTATCGACCCAAGCATCAACCATGCGCTGGGACCGCAAGTGCCTTATGGCAATCAGCTGGCGCGCGTTCCGGTTAGCGTTGAGGCAGTTAAGGGCTACCTAGATGCAGCGCGGAATGACCTTAACATCACAGACCAAACAGCGCTCGCGCAGTTGATCATCGACTTGTCAAATAAGGTTCACCCACTCGTTCTCGGCGAGATATTCCGATCACGAGCGCAAATTCGGTTTTTGGCGGAAAAGCTGCTGGCCGGTCAAGTAACTGATCCCGAGAAGGTGCAGAAGATTATCGACTTTCTCTGTGCTGATTCCGGCAGCCATGATTACACAATGAACCGGCGAGAGGCGGAGAGCCTCGGGCTAAAAATTGAGAAGCCCACGCAGCAATTTTACCAAACGTTAAGGAAGATTCATCTTAGTTACGCGGAACAGTTGAAGCTCATCGAGCCGTATTCTCCGCAGGTCATGCTTGGGGCAAATCCGACCGTGAACTACTCTCTCGTCCGCGGGTTGGTTGAGAGCACAAAAGGCGGCTGCTACGGCTATCTTTCCGAGGGAGCTTTGACTAAAGTGATGGTTCCAGGCCCGACCGGGGCGATGCAAGAATCGATCGCAGATCAGCGAACCTTTGAAGGCTGGAGGAAAATATCATGA
- a CDS encoding methyltransferase encodes MSDVDAMIADLRSCEHPHDVEVCGMLLHILPGVLSPRLSHASDALISKWHIQSGATVLDLGCGSGVLGLAALRAGAERLVALDINPQAVLTTKTNIERLGYSDHADVRLSDIYSALQPKEKFDLILFAAPYWNRKAKDDLERSCFDEGHSAMASALGGAHNWLKADGLMYVVFSDQGDIGRVVNVIDDSELRVRNMHIFRPSIEGGHIRIIWELTVR; translated from the coding sequence ATGTCCGATGTAGACGCAATGATTGCTGACCTCCGGTCGTGCGAACACCCGCACGATGTGGAAGTGTGCGGTATGCTGTTGCACATTCTCCCGGGCGTTCTGTCGCCACGCCTGAGTCACGCTTCCGACGCCTTGATATCGAAGTGGCACATCCAATCTGGAGCGACAGTATTGGATCTAGGATGCGGATCAGGCGTGCTGGGGCTGGCGGCACTCCGCGCTGGGGCAGAACGCCTGGTGGCTCTCGACATTAATCCGCAAGCCGTTCTCACCACAAAGACAAACATCGAGCGGTTAGGTTATTCCGACCACGCAGACGTGCGCCTCAGTGACATTTATTCTGCGCTGCAGCCTAAAGAAAAGTTCGACCTTATTCTGTTTGCCGCCCCGTACTGGAACCGAAAAGCAAAGGACGACCTGGAGCGCTCTTGCTTTGACGAAGGTCACAGCGCCATGGCCTCAGCTCTGGGGGGAGCGCATAATTGGCTCAAGGCTGATGGCCTAATGTATGTCGTCTTTTCTGATCAGGGAGATATTGGGCGCGTTGTGAACGTGATCGATGACAGTGAGCTGCGCGTTAGAAACATGCATATTTTCCGACCATCGATTGAAGGGGGGCACATTCGCATCATCTGGGAGCTCACGGTTCGGTGA
- a CDS encoding SDR family NAD(P)-dependent oxidoreductase, with product MLEVGKRIVMVSGASRGIGRAAVDRLLTSGFRVSAGLRDPSRLAESERLMTHRYDAEDAKSPISWVNATVARWGGVDAIVNAAGVNPKVRVSDEGENELDEMWRVNVKGPLRLVRATLPHLAVCGHGRVINLGSLAGKRVGSNVGYAMTKFAVVALTHGIRREGRAAGIRATVICPGYVATDMTLNEDEIPRHEMSQPGDIARLVETALMMPNNASVSEMLVHCQFEPML from the coding sequence ATGTTGGAAGTTGGCAAGCGGATCGTCATGGTCTCCGGGGCTTCGCGCGGCATCGGGCGCGCCGCCGTCGACCGGCTGCTGACGTCGGGCTTCCGCGTGTCGGCGGGGCTTCGGGACCCGAGCCGTCTCGCCGAGAGCGAGAGGCTCATGACGCACCGCTATGACGCCGAAGACGCCAAGAGCCCGATCTCCTGGGTCAATGCAACGGTCGCGCGGTGGGGCGGCGTCGACGCCATCGTCAATGCGGCCGGCGTCAATCCGAAGGTCCGCGTCTCCGACGAAGGCGAGAACGAGCTGGACGAAATGTGGCGCGTGAACGTCAAGGGTCCTCTGCGCCTCGTCAGGGCGACCCTGCCTCATCTGGCCGTCTGCGGCCATGGGCGGGTCATCAACCTGGGATCGCTTGCGGGCAAGCGCGTGGGCAGCAATGTCGGCTACGCCATGACCAAGTTCGCCGTGGTCGCGCTTACCCACGGCATTCGCCGCGAGGGGCGCGCGGCGGGTATCCGGGCGACGGTGATCTGCCCCGGCTACGTCGCCACCGACATGACGCTGAACGAGGACGAGATTCCTCGCCACGAGATGAGCCAGCCGGGCGACATCGCACGCCTGGTGGAAACTGCGCTCATGATGCCGAACAATGCGTCGGTCTCCGAGATGCTCGTGCACTGCCAGTTCGAGCCGATGCTATAG
- a CDS encoding polysaccharide deacetylase family protein, translating into MTELRLPRIAFGIGCAVLALLAGIAVTDASSCNRRDALGTARVLAVDAALFPRVGLKNFPETLPLADHEIVLTFDDGPRTPNTDKVLAALAQECARATFFLVGRSSAEFPELVRRMAAQGHTVAHHSWSHPMMSKISFEQAKEDIERGIAAVEMALNGVSTKMPSTPFFRFPYFDATPATLDLLHARGIVVFGADLWASDWENITPEQELTILIERLEAARKGIILLHDAQTRTAAMLPAFLRYVHQNGYRIVHLVPAAAKNAEAPLTSWHHAFPQ; encoded by the coding sequence ATGACAGAGTTGCGCCTGCCCAGAATAGCTTTTGGCATCGGCTGCGCTGTGCTGGCGTTGCTCGCCGGTATTGCCGTGACAGACGCCTCTAGCTGCAATCGGCGGGATGCGCTCGGCACGGCGCGGGTACTCGCTGTAGATGCCGCACTCTTCCCGCGGGTGGGGCTGAAGAACTTTCCCGAGACGCTTCCTCTGGCGGACCATGAAATCGTCCTCACCTTCGATGACGGACCGCGGACGCCCAACACGGATAAGGTGCTGGCTGCGCTCGCACAAGAATGCGCGCGAGCCACGTTCTTTCTGGTCGGCCGATCCTCGGCGGAATTTCCCGAGCTCGTGCGGCGTATGGCCGCCCAGGGCCACACCGTAGCGCACCACAGCTGGTCGCATCCGATGATGTCGAAAATCTCGTTCGAGCAGGCGAAAGAGGACATCGAGCGCGGTATCGCCGCCGTCGAAATGGCGCTCAACGGTGTGTCCACCAAAATGCCCTCGACACCGTTCTTCCGGTTCCCCTACTTCGACGCGACACCTGCGACGCTCGATCTCTTGCACGCGCGCGGAATTGTCGTGTTCGGAGCTGACCTTTGGGCGAGCGATTGGGAGAACATAACTCCAGAGCAGGAGCTCACAATCCTGATCGAGCGGCTCGAGGCCGCTCGTAAGGGCATCATTCTGCTGCATGATGCGCAGACGCGGACGGCGGCCATGCTGCCTGCGTTCCTGCGCTACGTGCATCAGAACGGGTATCGGATCGTGCATCTGGTGCCGGCTGCCGCCAAGAACGCTGAAGCCCCGTTGACGTCTTGGCACCACGCCTTCCCGCAGTGA
- a CDS encoding terpene synthase family protein, translating to MIQTERALQQVLEWGRSLTGFADEHAVEAVRGGQYILQRIHPSLHDISARTGRDPQDETLTVAFYRELALLFWLDDCNDLGLIAPEQLAAVEQALGQGLPCALPGFEGCAVLRASLAALAYDRRDYAQLLEDTRRYCAALRAGHAQAAGAGRWSYAEYLHNGIDSIAYANVFCCLSLLWGLDMATLRARPAFRQVLRLISAIGRLQNDLHGRDMDRSAGEADNAAILLLQRYPAMPVVEFLNDELAGHTRMLDRVIAKERFPAPWGPLIEAMAAIRAQYYQTSTSRYRSDAAGGV from the coding sequence ATGATTCAGACCGAACGCGCGCTGCAGCAGGTGCTGGAGTGGGGACGTTCCCTGACCGGGTTCGCCGATGAGCACGCCGTGGAAGCGGTCAGGGGCGGCCAGTACATCCTGCAGCGCATCCACCCGAGCCTGCACGACATCAGCGCCCGCACCGGCCGCGATCCGCAGGACGAAACGCTGACCGTGGCGTTCTATCGCGAACTGGCGCTGCTGTTCTGGCTCGACGATTGCAACGACCTTGGCCTGATCGCGCCGGAGCAGCTCGCCGCGGTGGAGCAGGCACTGGGGCAGGGCTTGCCGTGCGCGCTCCCCGGATTCGAGGGCTGCGCTGTGCTGCGCGCTTCGCTGGCCGCGCTCGCCTACGATCGTCGCGACTATGCTCAGCTTCTCGAGGATACCCGGCGCTACTGCGCGGCGCTGCGCGCCGGACACGCGCAGGCGGCAGGGGCGGGACGCTGGTCCTACGCCGAGTACCTGCACAACGGCATCGATTCGATCGCCTACGCGAACGTGTTCTGTTGCCTGTCGTTGCTGTGGGGACTGGACATGGCGACCTTGCGCGCGCGTCCGGCGTTTCGCCAGGTCCTGCGGCTCATCTCCGCGATAGGGCGCCTGCAGAACGATCTGCATGGACGCGACATGGACAGGTCGGCCGGCGAGGCCGACAACGCGGCGATCCTGCTGCTGCAGCGCTATCCGGCTATGCCTGTGGTGGAGTTCCTCAACGACGAGCTGGCCGGCCATACGCGCATGCTGGATCGGGTGATAGCGAAAGAACGCTTTCCCGCGCCCTGGGGACCGTTGATCGAGGCCATGGCGGCCATCCGCGCGCAGTACTACCAGACCTCGACCAGCCGCTACCGCAGCGACGCTGCGGGCGGAGTCTAA